A single Opisthocomus hoazin isolate bOpiHoa1 chromosome 1, bOpiHoa1.hap1, whole genome shotgun sequence DNA region contains:
- the SOWAHC gene encoding ankyrin repeat domain-containing protein SOWAHC: MAEPAELRQESVVGFLAARGGRARNAELLEHFRDWLNPADPDRRAAARQRFKELVNAVATVRQEPGTGVKYVHLRRRYCAPEPPAAALTPGKEEEEAAAGAGDSAERPSPTPSPRAGAEETPPPPPGEDAGSRPQPAGRRGEPPRPIPAAGRGQRKGSRRGPPPGRGGGGGGEETAVAAGPGRPAPAEEAAAAAGGGRRSLREAAARGGSPQLKRGGLPGGNRGRGGDSDSGSVASSSAEEEGSAAGAVALDPLEHAWMLSASDGRWESLEGLLSCEPALLCKRDFITGFTVLHWAAKHGRQELLATLVSFAQRHRLPVDINARTSGGHTALHIAAMHGHAEVVKLLVGAYDADVDIRDYSGRKAAQYLHQGTSGDMRSLVGALEEEEEEEEEGAAGNGSGRWRLSKVLPSNLMSYRLSHHHHHHHHGTGEDAEGTEGAAVPGKGKEMTRKASGSGRMKPRLNKIRFRTQIIHNTPSFRGDTEEEEHEEKSLKASFKLRPKSNVFG, encoded by the coding sequence ATGGCGGAGCCGGCGGAGCTGCGGCAGGAGTCGGTGGTGGGGTTcctggcggcgcggggcgggcgggcgcgcaacgcggagctgctggagcattTCCGGGACTGGCTTAACCCCGCGGATCCCgaccgccgcgccgccgcccggcagCGCTTCAAGGAGCTCGTCAACGCCGTGGCCACCGTGCGCCAGGAACCCGGCACCGGCGTCAAGTACGTGCACCTCCGCCGCCGGTACTgcgccccggagccccccgccgccgccctgacccccgggaaggaggaggaggaggcggcggcgggagcgggcgacAGCGCGGAGCGGCCGAGCCCGACGCcctccccgcgggcgggcgctgaggagacgccgccgccgccgccgggcgagGATGCCGGCAGCCGCCCTCagcccgcggggcggcggggcgagccGCCCCGGCCGATCCCGGCAGCGGGCAGAGGCCAGCGGAAGGGCTCCCGGCGGGGTCCGCCGCCCGggcgcggcggaggcggcggcggcgaggagaCTGCGGtagcggcgggcccggggcggcctgcgccggcggaggaggcggcggcggcggcggggggcggccggaggagcctgcgggaggcggcggcgcggggcggctccCCCCAGCTGAAGCGCGGCGGCCTCCCCGGGGGGAACCGCGGCCGCGGCGGCGACTCGGACAGCGGCTCGGTGGCCTCGTCCTCCGCCGAGGAGGAGGGGAGCGCGGCCGGCGCCGTGGCCCTGGACCCGCTGGAGCACGCCTGGATGCTGTCGGCCTCGGACGGGCGGTGGGAGAGCCTGGAGGGGCTGCTGAGCTGCGAGCCGGCGCTGCTCTGCAAGCGGGACTTCATCACCGGCTTCACGGTGCTGCACTGGGCCGCCAAGCACGggcggcaggagctgctggccacCCTGGTCAGCTTCGCCCAGAGGCACCGGCTGCCCGTGGACATCAACGCCCGCACCAGCGGCGGGCACACGGCGCTGCACATAGCCGCCATGCACGGCCACGCCGAGGTGGTGAAGCTGCTGGTCGGAGCCTACGACGCCGACGTGGACATCCGCGACTACAGCGGGCGCAAGGCCGCGCAGTACCTGCACCAGGGCACCTCCGGGGACATGCGGAGCCTGGTAGGggccctggaggaggaggaggaggaggaggaggaaggggccgCCGGCAACGGGAGCGGGCGCTGGAGGCTCTCCAAGGTGTTGCCCTCCAACCTCATGAGCTACCGGCTctcccaccatcaccaccaccaccatcacggCACTGGGGAGGATGCTGAGGGCACCGAAGGGGCAGCGGTGCCAGGCAAGGGCAAGGAGATGACCAGGAAGGCCTCCGGCAGCGGGCGGATGAAGCCTCGGCTTAATAAGATCCGCTTCAGGACTCAGATCATCCACAACACGCCCTCCTTTCGCGGTGACACCGAGGAGGAAGAGCACGAGGAGAAATCCCTGAAAGCGTCGTTTAAGCTCAGGCCGAAGTCCAACGTCTTTGGATAA